Part of the Mycolicibacterium mageritense genome is shown below.
ATCAGCGGCCGGGTCTCCGCGGCTGCGGGGGCGGCGCCCGGCTCGACGCGTTCGGGAAGTTGGCCCGCCCGTCTGGCGGTCGCGTACAGGCCCGCGACCCGCAGCACCGACCCGACGGGATCGTCTGCATCGCACACGGCGGCGACACTGCCGTCGACGGGTGCATCGAAGGTGCCCGCTGGAAGCGGTTTGGCGCCGAATCCCACAGTGGCGGCCGAGATCATCCGCTGATAGTCACTCACAGTGCGGTCACCGCCGGTCCGGTCAGACGCGACGGCGGCGCATCGCTCAAGAGTGACAGCGGATCGACACCGTCCCTGGTGATCTCGACCAGCACCGGCTGCAGGCGTCCTCCGCTGCCGGCCTGCAACCGCGCCCAGCGGTCGTCGTCACAGATCGCCGGTAGAGCGCTGCCGTCCGCGTCCACGAGATAGCGGCGTTTGGGCTTGGCTTGCTGCACGGGCCGGGCGGTGACGACCGCCGGAAACCGCAGCAGCCATGGGTCGACCGCCAGGGCGCGGGCCCGGCCGGCCAATGCCGCGTCGATTCCCGTGCCGGTGACGGCGAGTCGCTCGATGGGCGTCGTCGGCACGTCGCCGTCGGGAATCGCGACGCGGAAGCTCGACGACCCACCGGGGTACAGGTAGACGCCGCCGGTGAATTCGCGCCCCGGGGTGAGCCGGTTGTCGAAACTGGCACCGCTCGGCGCGGTGGACTGCACGCTGAGCAGCAGTCCGGTGGCGCTGCCGCTCAACCACATTCGCCGGGTAGTGTACCGGTCCTCCAAGGTCTCCGCGTAGCCGAGCACCTGCCAGGTGTCGCTCACCGGCTCGGTCGCCAGCACCTCGGCCCGCGCCACCGTGAACCCGATGTGGCGGCGCACCGCGGCAGCGGTCTCCGCGGGCAATGAGTCGATGGTGCGGTAGGCGTCGGTCAGCAGCCGCATCAAACCGAGATCCTCGATGATCATCCGCGGCCA
Proteins encoded:
- a CDS encoding SWIM zinc finger family protein — translated: MDQNTAWSTDEVRQFAGKAYAAGQKLAGAAGWSNTGATQTLLWGDFQGSGRTPYRVQVNLVGPTYKCSCPSRQFPCKHVVGLVLRWCGGSVDASAAPAGAIEATPAAPKAPREVSEKTMAARQRSVAEGLQQLDRWIEDQIRNGIAGISTDPYAGWSEPIAKRMVDAKAPGLAGWLRNLPGYLTHDEWPRMIIEDLGLMRLLTDAYRTIDSLPAETAAAVRRHIGFTVARAEVLATEPVSDTWQVLGYAETLEDRYTTRRMWLSGSATGLLLSVQSTAPSGASFDNRLTPGREFTGGVYLYPGGSSSFRVAIPDGDVPTTPIERLAVTGTGIDAALAGRARALAVDPWLLRFPAVVTARPVQQAKPKRRYLVDADGSALPAICDDDRWARLQAGSGGRLQPVLVEITRDGVDPLSLLSDAPPSRLTGPAVTAL